The Streptomyces sp. R28 region GTCGGTGAGCGGGGCGTGCAGGGAGACGTAGTCGGAGGTACGCAGCAGTTCGTCGAGCGGGACATGGCGGGCACCGCCGAACTCGGCCTCCGTCTCCGGCGGCAGCCGGCGTCGACCTGCGTAGACGACGCTCATGTCGAACGCGGCCGCGCGGCGCGCGACTTGCCGTCCGATCTGGCCCAGGCCGACGATGCCGAGCGTCTTGCCGGACAGTTCGGTCAGCGAGTGCTGCAGCCGGGGGAGCGCCCAGTCGGCCTCGACGAGCGCGGTGTGGGCGGGGACGAGCTGCTTGGCCAGCGCGAGCATGAGGGCGAAGGTCTGCTCCGCCACGTTCTGCGCCTCGGCGCCGCTGGAGCCGATGTTGCACACGCGCACTCCGCGCTCGCGAGCCGCGTCCACATCGACGTAGTCGAAGCCGTGGCTCGCGCACTGCACCAGCTCCAGCTCCGGTGCGACGGCGAGGTGTTCGGCGGTCACCGGAGCGAGCCCGGTGATGACGACGTGCGCGGCGCGCAGGGCGGCCGGGTCTTCGTCGGCCACCTCGACGACGGTGACGTTCGCCCCCTCGGGGAAGAGCGTGGCGAGGCCGGCGCCGATGTCACGACCACCCACATGGGGCGAGAGGACGGCGAGGACGTTCTTCGTGGCGGTCATGCGGATTCCTCGATGAGGTCGGCGGGGCCGATCGTGGCGGGGGTGGCGTGCCCGGACAGGGCGAGGGTCAGGTCGAGTTCGGCGAGCAGGCAGCGGATGACGTGCTCGACGCCCGCCTGTCCGTCGAGGCCGAGCCCGTACGCGTACGGCCGTCCGACGAGCACCGCCTGCGCGCCGAGCGCGAGGGCCTTGAAGATGTCGTCGCCGGTGCGGATGCCGCTGTCGAACAGCACGGTCAGCCGGTCGCCGACGGCCTCCACGACCCGGGGCAGGGCGTCCGCCGCGCCGAGGGAGCCGGCCACCTGACGGCCGCCGTGGTTGGAGACGACGACCCCGTCCATCCCGGCGTCGGCGGCCGCGCGGGCGTCGTCCGGGTGCAGGATGCCCTTCAGGACGATCGGGCCGTCCCAGTTCTCCCGCAGAAATGCCAGGTCCGGCCAGGTCTTGGCGGGATCCGAGAACATGCCGACGAAATGCATGACGGCCGCGTTCGGATCCTCCAGTACCGGCTTGGCCAGGCCTGCCTGGAAGGCAGGGTCGGAGAAGTAGTTGGCGGTGCCGACGCCGTGCAGGAACGGCAGATACGCCTGGTCGAGATCGCGCGGCCGCCAGGCCAGCATCGGCGTGTCCAGGGTGACGACGAGTGCGCTGAACCCGGCTGTCTTCGCCCGGTTCAGGAAACTCCGGGCCACTTCCGGGTCCTTCGGCCAGTACAGCTGGAACCAGCGCTCGGCGTCGCCCATCGCCTCCGCGACCTGCTCCATAGGGGTGCTGGACGCCGAGGAGAGGATGAACGGCACGCCCTGCGCGCCCGCCGCCCGGGCGGCCCCGCACTCGGCGTCCGGGTGCATGATCGACAGCACACCGACCGGCGCCAGCGCCAGCGGAGCGGGCAGGGAGCGCCCCAACACCTCGACGGACAGGTCCCGTTCGTGCACGTCCCGCAGCATGCGCGGCACGATCCGGCGGCGTCGCAGCGCCGCCCGGTTCGCGCGGGCGGTGCTGCCGTCGCCCGCGCTGCCCGCCACATAGCCGACGGGACCGGGACCGAGGCGCTGCTCGGTCAGCTCCTCCAGCCGGGTCAGATCGGTGGGCAGTCGGGGCACGGCACCCGTCATCCCGTTCAGATAGATCTCGTACTGGAAGTCCGCCCAGTGCTTGCCCATGCGTACGCCCCGCCTCTCGCCACTGAGAACGCGCTGTACGCAGACCATACCGACCGGTCGGCGGGGAGTGGATCAGGGTGCGGTCACGGACTCGTGCAGGATGCGGGCCAGTTCGCGCGGCTGGGAGAACATCGGCCAGTGGCCGGTGTCCATGGTCACCAGTTCCCAGCGGTCGCTCTTGAGGAGTTCGGCGACGTCGTCGCTCGGCTCCGGCCAGTCCAGCAGGCACTTGACGTAGGTCGTCGGCATCTTCTCGAGCGAGCCGGTCAGGACGGCCGGTTCGGTGAGCGTGGCGCCTGGGTGGGGCGTCGCGCCACGCACGATCCGCGCGACCTGCTCGTCCGTGAGGCCCTGGTCCGCCAGATCCTCGACCGAGAAGGGCGCCCAGAAGCCGCCGTTCGCCTCGATCGCCGCCCGCACCTCGTCGCTCGGCCAGCTCGACAGGAACGACTGCCCGTCGATCGGGACGCTCGCGTCGACGTACATCACCCGCGCCAGCCGGTCACCGATCCGCTCGGCGGCCTGCCCGACCGGTACGCCCGAGTAACTGTGCCCGACCAGCACCACGTCCCGCAGGTCGAGACGCTCCACCTCCTCGACGATGTCCCGCACATGGGTCTGCTGCCCGGCGGGTGTTCCCCGCTTCTCGGCGAGCCCGGACAGGGTCAGCGCATGCGCCTCGTGCCCGGCCGCCCGCAACTCGGGCACCACCTCGTCCCACGCCCACGCACCCAGCTTCGCACCCGCCACCAGAATGTAATTGGTCATGAGGGCAAGGTAGTCGAGGGCACTGACAACGCCCCCGGCCCACTGATCGGCGCCACCGGCACCTCGACGGTACGGACCAGCCGCGCACCCTCGGGCCCGTACACCGCCCGGGGCTCGGGGAACAGCCGCAGCAGCGCCAGGAACAGGACGGCGGCCACGACCAGCGACAACGGCAGGCTGATGTCGACGCCACCCGCGAGATCGCCCAGCGGCCCGACGAACTGCCCCGGGATGTTGGTGAACAGCACACCGATCAGCGCCGCCACCCACCATGCGGTCATGCCACGCCAGTTCCAGCCGTGCGCGAACCAGTAACGGCCGCCGCGCTGACGGCGGTTGAACACCTGCAGGGCGTCGGGGTCGTACCAGCCGCGCCGGGTCCAGTAGCCCAGCATCATCACGACCATCCACGGCGTCGTGCAGGTGATGATCACGGTGGCGAAGGTCGAGATCGACTGCACCATGTCGAGCCCGAACCGCCCGACGAAGATGAACGCGATCGACAACGCGCCGACCAGCAGCGTCGCCTGCACCCGCGACAGCCGCGGGAACACCGAGGAGAAGTCGAGCCCGGTCCCGTACAGCGCGGTCGTCCCCGTCGCCATACCGCCGATCAGCGCCAGCAGACACACCGGCAGGAAGTACCAGCCGGGCGAGATCGCCAGCAGCCCGCCCACGAAGTCGGGCGCCGCCGGATCGACGTGCTCCGGGACCTTCGTGGCGATGATGCTCGCGGTCGCCAGGCCGAAGACGAACGGCAGCAGCGTCGCGATCTGCGACAAGAACGCGGCGCCGATCACCTTGCGGCGCGGGGTGCTCGCCGGGATGTAGCGCGACCAGTCGCCGAGGAACGCCCCGAAGGAGACGGGGTTGGACAGCACGATCAGGGCCGCGCCGATGAACGACGGCCAGAACAGCGACTGGGTGGCCGCGTCCGCGGAGTCCGTGAAGACGCCCGCGTACGACGGGTCGAAGTCACCGGCGAACGCGATGGCGCCGAGCAGGAACAGCACGCTCGCCGAGGGCACGGCGATCTTGTTGACGAACAGCATGAAGCGGAAGCCGTACACGCACACCGCGAGGACCAGGGCCGCGAACAGGGCGTACGCCACGACGTACGACAGCGTGGCGCGGGTCAGTCCGAAGAGCCGGTGCGCGCCGCCGACCAGGGCGTCGCCGGAACTCCACACCGAGATCGAGAAGAACGCGACCGCCGTCAGCAGGGACAGGAAGGAGCCGACCACGCGGCCGTGGACGCCGAGGTGCGCCGAGGACGAGACCGCGTTGTTGGTGCCGTTGACCGGTCCGAACACCGCCATCGGGCAGAGGATCAGTGCCCCCGCGACGACACCGAGCAGCGTGGCCGCCAGGCCCTGCCAGAAGGAGAGGCCGAACAGGATCGGGAAGGCGCCGAGCACGCAGGTGGAGAAGGTGTTGGCGCCGCCGAAGGCGAGGCGGAACAGATCGAGCGGGGTGGCGGTGCGCTCGGCGTCGGGGATGCGGTCGACGCCGTGGGCCTCGACCTCGGTCAAGGAGGGGGCGGGGGAGGGGGGTTCGAAGTGCCGGGGATGCGAGGACTGCGAGGGCAAGGGGGCTCCAGCGTGGGCGGGGCGGTGGAGCGCGTGGTGGCGCGGCGGGGGCGACGGCCGGTGTCTGCCGCTGGGGTGTGCGGGCAGCGCGGATGCCGTCCTCTGGGGGGTCTGCAGACGGTATGGCGCAGCGCAGGATCCGCACCAGAGGACGGTTCATCCATCTTCGGTGCTATGAGTGGACGAATCCTCCATCAGTCGCCGTCCTTGGGTGCCTCCTCGGGCTCTGTGTCCGGCCCCTGCGCCCGCACTCGCTGGACGTTCTCCAGGGACTCGCGCAGTTCCGCGAGCCAGTCGTCCGTGTGCCGCTGGACCAGCCGTACGCACCAGGCGAGGGCGTCGCTGCGGCTGCGGGCGACCCCGCCGGCGATCAGGGTGTCCAGGACCTGGCGTTCGGGCTGACGCAGCCGGGTCATCACGGGGGCGGCGATGTGCGTGAACAGGGCGCGTTCGCCGCCGCACTCCACTCCCCAGGAGACCTTCCGGCGGAACCGGTGCTCCGCCTCACGGGCCACCTCGATCCGGGCCTCCCGGGTGCGCTCCCGGAACTCCTGGATCCGGCCCTCCACGGCGGCTTCCCGCTCGGCGGCCGAGACGCCTTCGGCCAGGTGGGGCGCGGGAATGCGGCCGATCACGGTGATCTCCTCGCGGTCGACCGTCACCTCGGTCAGCTCCTCGAAGAGGTCGTCGGGCAGACGGCCGGCGAGCCAGCCGCGCAACTTCTCTCGTTGTTCGCTGGTAATCATGTAATG contains the following coding sequences:
- a CDS encoding 2-hydroxyacid dehydrogenase produces the protein MTATKNVLAVLSPHVGGRDIGAGLATLFPEGANVTVVEVADEDPAALRAAHVVITGLAPVTAEHLAVAPELELVQCASHGFDYVDVDAARERGVRVCNIGSSGAEAQNVAEQTFALMLALAKQLVPAHTALVEADWALPRLQHSLTELSGKTLGIVGLGQIGRQVARRAAAFDMSVVYAGRRRLPPETEAEFGGARHVPLDELLRTSDYVSLHAPLTDETRNLLNAERLALLKPSAFVINTARGALIDQDALADALEKGALAGAGIDVFDPEPPTPALRLLRAPNVVLSPHVGGVTRETLVRIALAAVQNVTAFLSGGAPQDVVN
- a CDS encoding alpha/beta fold hydrolase, with translation MTNYILVAGAKLGAWAWDEVVPELRAAGHEAHALTLSGLAEKRGTPAGQQTHVRDIVEEVERLDLRDVVLVGHSYSGVPVGQAAERIGDRLARVMYVDASVPIDGQSFLSSWPSDEVRAAIEANGGFWAPFSVEDLADQGLTDEQVARIVRGATPHPGATLTEPAVLTGSLEKMPTTYVKCLLDWPEPSDDVAELLKSDRWELVTMDTGHWPMFSQPRELARILHESVTAP
- a CDS encoding cytosine permease, yielding MPSQSSHPRHFEPPSPAPSLTEVEAHGVDRIPDAERTATPLDLFRLAFGGANTFSTCVLGAFPILFGLSFWQGLAATLLGVVAGALILCPMAVFGPVNGTNNAVSSSAHLGVHGRVVGSFLSLLTAVAFFSISVWSSGDALVGGAHRLFGLTRATLSYVVAYALFAALVLAVCVYGFRFMLFVNKIAVPSASVLFLLGAIAFAGDFDPSYAGVFTDSADAATQSLFWPSFIGAALIVLSNPVSFGAFLGDWSRYIPASTPRRKVIGAAFLSQIATLLPFVFGLATASIIATKVPEHVDPAAPDFVGGLLAISPGWYFLPVCLLALIGGMATGTTALYGTGLDFSSVFPRLSRVQATLLVGALSIAFIFVGRFGLDMVQSISTFATVIITCTTPWMVVMMLGYWTRRGWYDPDALQVFNRRQRGGRYWFAHGWNWRGMTAWWVAALIGVLFTNIPGQFVGPLGDLAGGVDISLPLSLVVAAVLFLALLRLFPEPRAVYGPEGARLVRTVEVPVAPISGPGALSVPSTTLPS
- a CDS encoding lactate 2-monooxygenase, with the protein product MGKHWADFQYEIYLNGMTGAVPRLPTDLTRLEELTEQRLGPGPVGYVAGSAGDGSTARANRAALRRRRIVPRMLRDVHERDLSVEVLGRSLPAPLALAPVGVLSIMHPDAECGAARAAGAQGVPFILSSASSTPMEQVAEAMGDAERWFQLYWPKDPEVARSFLNRAKTAGFSALVVTLDTPMLAWRPRDLDQAYLPFLHGVGTANYFSDPAFQAGLAKPVLEDPNAAVMHFVGMFSDPAKTWPDLAFLRENWDGPIVLKGILHPDDARAAADAGMDGVVVSNHGGRQVAGSLGAADALPRVVEAVGDRLTVLFDSGIRTGDDIFKALALGAQAVLVGRPYAYGLGLDGQAGVEHVIRCLLAELDLTLALSGHATPATIGPADLIEESA